The Desulfatibacillum aliphaticivorans DSM 15576 genome includes a window with the following:
- the ruvA gene encoding Holliday junction branch migration protein RuvA, with protein MIGYLEGKILHRQGERIMILAGGVGYEVLLPSVVSASMTKGPGDETGLYIYFHQTEKQPKPVLIGFNSLEEREFFERFISVEAIGPIKAVSALCIPIGEIAAAIENKDSGALRKLKGIGARTADKIIATLRGKMAVFAGEHAGGPVGPAPVEENFHLLVLDVLVNQLGHKAAEAKELINQAIKRNPAISSPEELFDEVYRGETG; from the coding sequence TTGATCGGATATCTTGAAGGAAAAATTCTGCACAGGCAGGGGGAACGGATTATGATCCTGGCCGGCGGCGTGGGCTACGAGGTGCTTTTGCCCTCGGTGGTCAGCGCCTCCATGACCAAAGGCCCCGGGGATGAAACCGGGCTGTATATCTACTTCCACCAGACGGAAAAGCAGCCCAAGCCCGTGCTCATCGGCTTCAACTCCCTGGAGGAGCGGGAGTTTTTCGAACGATTCATTTCCGTGGAGGCCATCGGCCCCATCAAGGCGGTTTCGGCCTTGTGCATCCCCATCGGAGAGATCGCCGCAGCCATCGAAAACAAGGACTCGGGGGCTTTGCGCAAGCTCAAAGGCATTGGCGCCAGGACGGCGGATAAAATCATCGCCACCCTTCGGGGCAAAATGGCCGTCTTCGCCGGAGAGCACGCCGGAGGGCCAGTTGGACCTGCGCCCGTGGAGGAGAATTTCCACTTGCTGGTGCTGGACGTTCTGGTCAATCAGTTGGGACATAAGGCGGCCGAGGCCAAGGAATTAATCAATCAGGCCATTAAACGCAACCCCGCCATCTCCTCGCCCGAGGAGTTGTTCGACGAGGTGTACCGGGGGGAAACAGGGTAA
- a CDS encoding OmpA family protein, with translation MQRRYWKGLMIAAAILALVCTGALTGCQKKVPSEAGVKSTGTSVSQGTVQSTTPSTTASSSSVSEEPMGGDTGPEAVKPGVNVDEMRVRFNTENVHFAFDSSDLSPEAMAILKDKAFFLRLNPSKGVLIKGHCDERGSLEYNLALGDRRANSAKNFLTDLGIDARRINTISYGEEMPLDPASNEAAWAVNRRCEFALE, from the coding sequence ATGCAAAGGCGGTATTGGAAGGGATTGATGATTGCAGCGGCCATCCTGGCCCTGGTTTGCACCGGCGCACTGACGGGTTGCCAGAAAAAAGTTCCATCGGAGGCCGGCGTAAAGTCAACCGGCACCAGCGTTAGCCAAGGGACAGTTCAGTCCACCACCCCGAGCACCACCGCTTCCAGCTCAAGTGTGAGCGAAGAACCCATGGGCGGCGACACCGGCCCCGAGGCCGTGAAACCCGGTGTAAACGTCGATGAGATGAGAGTTCGCTTCAACACGGAAAACGTCCACTTTGCCTTTGACAGCTCGGATCTCTCCCCCGAAGCCATGGCTATCCTCAAGGATAAAGCTTTCTTTCTGCGCCTGAACCCCTCCAAGGGCGTTCTCATCAAAGGCCATTGCGACGAACGCGGCTCCCTGGAATACAACCTGGCCCTGGGCGACAGACGCGCCAACAGCGCCAAGAACTTCCTGACCGACCTTGGCATTGACGCCCGCCGCATCAACACCATCAGCTACGGCGAAGAAATGCCTCTGGATCCGGCCAGCAACGAAGCCGCCTGGGCCGTCAACCGCCGTTGCGAATTCGCTCTGGAATAA
- the ruvB gene encoding Holliday junction branch migration DNA helicase RuvB translates to MDGENKKSWFSESSGVMCAVESPADQTPELISLRPERLDEYIGQKDAVETLQIAIEAALARNEALDHTLFHGPPGLGKTTLAHIIANELGSRLTVTSGPALEKGGDLLGLLTHLEEKDVLFVDEIHRLPKTVEELLYPAMEDFAVDFIFDKGMHARSHRYRLKNFVLVGATTRVGLLSAPLRDRFGIFRNLDFYEEPDLIKIARRSALLLNVEMDNEGALELARRSRGTPRIVNRLLKRVRDYAQVRSHGRIDKKTVSESLALEGVDEIGLTNQDRRYLETIINFYGGGPVGIEAIAATIQEESDTLVDVVEPFLLKIGFLMRTSSGRKASEAAYKHLGIAYKGQVGLL, encoded by the coding sequence ATGGACGGAGAAAACAAAAAAAGCTGGTTTTCGGAATCCTCCGGCGTCATGTGCGCCGTGGAAAGTCCGGCGGACCAAACGCCGGAGTTGATCTCCCTGCGGCCCGAGCGGCTGGATGAGTACATCGGTCAAAAAGACGCGGTGGAAACCCTGCAGATCGCCATTGAAGCGGCCCTGGCTCGCAACGAAGCCCTGGACCACACCCTGTTCCACGGCCCTCCAGGCCTGGGCAAAACCACCCTGGCCCATATCATCGCCAACGAGCTGGGCTCCCGGCTTACCGTCACCTCGGGCCCTGCCCTGGAAAAGGGAGGGGACCTGCTGGGCCTCCTGACCCATCTGGAGGAAAAGGACGTCCTGTTCGTGGACGAAATCCACCGCCTCCCCAAGACTGTGGAGGAATTGCTCTACCCGGCCATGGAAGACTTTGCCGTGGATTTCATCTTTGACAAAGGCATGCACGCCCGCAGCCATCGCTACAGGCTGAAAAACTTCGTGCTGGTGGGCGCCACCACCCGGGTAGGGCTCTTGTCCGCGCCCCTGCGGGACCGGTTCGGCATATTCCGCAACCTGGATTTTTACGAGGAGCCCGACCTGATCAAGATCGCCCGCCGTTCCGCACTGCTCCTGAACGTGGAAATGGACAACGAGGGCGCCTTGGAGCTTGCCCGAAGATCCCGGGGAACGCCCCGCATCGTCAACAGGCTCTTAAAAAGGGTGCGGGATTACGCCCAGGTGCGCAGCCACGGACGCATCGACAAAAAAACCGTGTCCGAATCCCTGGCCCTGGAAGGGGTGGACGAGATCGGCCTGACCAACCAGGACCGCCGGTATCTGGAAACCATCATCAATTTTTACGGCGGAGGCCCGGTGGGCATCGAGGCCATCGCCGCCACCATCCAGGAGGAGTCCGACACCCTGGTGGACGTGGTGGAGCCCTTTTTGCTGAAAATCGGCTTTCTCATGCGCACGTCGTCTGGCCGTAAAGCCTCGGAAGCGGCGTACAAACATTTGGGCATCGCCTATAAAGGACAGGTGGGGTTGTTATAG
- a CDS encoding crossover junction endodeoxyribonuclease RuvC, whose product MKVLGIDPGLAATGLALVNGTSTQVFGYSFGTITTPPESPLTDRLIHIYDRIREVAEAERPDLMVVEDIFSLGKYPKSGITLGKVTGAILVAGRHGRIPVREVAVREVKKILTGNGAADKNQLERAVRQRLGREEAIRPSHASDAMALALIGLYRGDHYLRNGLDRIS is encoded by the coding sequence GTGAAGGTCCTGGGCATAGATCCGGGACTGGCGGCCACGGGCTTGGCCCTGGTTAACGGAACGTCCACCCAGGTTTTCGGCTATTCGTTCGGAACCATCACCACTCCGCCGGAGTCGCCCCTGACTGACCGGCTTATCCACATTTACGACCGCATACGCGAAGTCGCCGAGGCCGAACGCCCTGACCTCATGGTGGTTGAGGATATTTTTTCCCTTGGCAAATACCCCAAATCCGGCATAACCTTGGGCAAAGTCACAGGAGCCATTCTGGTTGCAGGCCGCCACGGACGAATTCCGGTCCGGGAAGTGGCCGTGCGCGAGGTGAAAAAAATCCTGACCGGAAACGGAGCGGCGGACAAAAACCAGCTTGAACGGGCCGTACGCCAGCGTTTAGGCAGGGAGGAGGCCATCAGGCCTTCCCATGCTTCGGACGCCATGGCCCTGGCGTTGATCGGCCTATACCGCGGAGACCATTATCTGAGGAACGGACTTGATCGGATATCTTGA
- a CDS encoding fumarate reductase/succinate dehydrogenase flavoprotein subunit has protein sequence MQLDSKAPGGPIETKWDRHRQDMKLVNPANKRKFNIIVVGSGLAGGSAAASLAELGYNVQCFCIQDSPRRAHSIAAQGGINAAKNYPNDGDSVFRLFYDTVKGGDFRARESNVYRLAMCSNSIIDQCAAQGVPFAREYGGGLANRSFGGAQVSRTFYARGQTGQQLLLGAYSALMRQVAAKKVTMMPRREMLDLVVVNGKARGIIVRNLITGELERHAAHAVVLCTGGYGNTYFLSTNAMACNVTAAWRCHKRGALFANPCFTQIHPTCIPVHGTYQSKLTLMSESLRNDGRVWVPKKPGDSRKPDQIPESERDYYLERKYPSFGNLVPRDVASRNAKAMCDEGKGVGLTKLAVYLDFADAIKRDGEDVIRKKYGNLFAMYEKITADDPYKTPMMIYPAIHYTMGGLWVDYNLMSNLEGLFVLGEANFSDHGANRLGASALMQGLADGYFVIPYTMGGYLGGTPLDDVDENNPAFAAAENDCKERVNTLLNIKGKRTVDDIHRELGLCMWDHCGMARNDAGLKEALDIIPKLRDEFWQNVTVPGDSGDFNQSLEKAGRVADFLEFAELLAKDALDRRESCGGHFNEAFQTEENEAQRDDENCCYAAAWEFTGVGKEPVLHKEPLTFENVHLTQRSYK, from the coding sequence ATGCAATTAGATTCCAAGGCTCCGGGCGGTCCGATAGAGACCAAGTGGGATCGCCACCGCCAGGACATGAAACTGGTTAATCCCGCTAATAAAAGAAAATTCAATATTATCGTGGTCGGGTCCGGCTTGGCCGGCGGCTCGGCCGCCGCGTCCCTGGCGGAGCTTGGCTACAACGTCCAGTGCTTCTGCATCCAGGACAGCCCCCGCCGCGCCCACAGCATTGCGGCCCAGGGCGGCATCAATGCGGCCAAGAACTATCCCAACGACGGCGACAGCGTGTTTCGGCTGTTTTACGACACGGTCAAGGGCGGCGATTTTCGCGCCCGCGAGTCCAACGTGTATCGTCTGGCCATGTGCAGCAACAGCATCATCGACCAATGCGCGGCCCAGGGCGTGCCTTTCGCCAGGGAATACGGCGGCGGCTTGGCCAACCGCTCCTTCGGCGGCGCCCAGGTTTCCCGTACCTTCTACGCCAGGGGACAGACGGGCCAGCAGCTTTTGTTGGGCGCCTACAGCGCCTTGATGCGTCAGGTCGCTGCGAAAAAAGTCACCATGATGCCCCGCCGCGAAATGCTGGACCTGGTTGTTGTCAACGGCAAGGCCCGGGGAATCATCGTCCGCAACCTGATCACGGGCGAGCTGGAACGCCACGCGGCTCACGCGGTGGTGCTTTGCACCGGCGGCTACGGCAATACGTATTTTCTTTCCACCAACGCCATGGCCTGCAACGTCACGGCGGCCTGGAGATGCCACAAGCGGGGCGCTTTGTTCGCCAACCCCTGCTTCACCCAGATTCACCCCACGTGCATCCCGGTGCACGGGACGTATCAGTCCAAGCTGACCCTCATGAGCGAGAGCCTTCGCAACGACGGCCGGGTGTGGGTGCCCAAGAAACCCGGGGACAGCCGCAAGCCGGATCAAATCCCTGAAAGCGAGCGGGATTATTACCTGGAACGCAAATACCCCAGTTTCGGCAACCTGGTGCCCAGGGACGTGGCCTCGCGCAACGCCAAGGCCATGTGCGACGAAGGCAAGGGTGTGGGCCTGACCAAGCTGGCGGTTTATCTGGATTTCGCCGACGCCATCAAGCGGGACGGCGAGGACGTGATTCGGAAAAAATACGGCAATCTGTTCGCCATGTACGAAAAAATCACGGCCGACGATCCTTACAAGACTCCCATGATGATCTACCCGGCCATCCATTACACCATGGGCGGCCTGTGGGTGGACTACAACCTCATGAGCAACCTGGAAGGCCTGTTCGTCCTGGGCGAAGCCAACTTTTCCGACCACGGCGCCAACCGCCTGGGCGCCAGCGCCCTCATGCAGGGCCTAGCCGACGGCTATTTCGTCATTCCGTACACCATGGGCGGCTATCTGGGCGGAACTCCCCTGGACGACGTGGACGAAAACAATCCGGCCTTCGCTGCTGCGGAGAACGATTGCAAGGAACGCGTCAACACGCTCCTGAACATCAAGGGCAAACGCACCGTGGACGACATCCACCGTGAACTGGGCCTGTGCATGTGGGACCATTGCGGCATGGCCCGGAACGACGCCGGACTCAAGGAAGCCCTGGACATCATCCCCAAGCTGAGAGACGAATTCTGGCAGAACGTCACGGTTCCCGGCGATTCAGGCGACTTCAACCAGTCCCTGGAAAAAGCCGGCCGCGTGGCTGACTTCCTGGAATTCGCCGAACTCCTGGCGAAAGACGCCCTGGACCGGAGAGAGTCCTGCGGCGGCCATTTTAACGAAGCGTTCCAAACCGAGGAGAACGAAGCCCAGCGCGACGATGAAAACTGCTGCTATGCGGCCGCCTGGGAGTTTACAGGCGTAGGCAAGGAGCCGGTTCTTCACAAGGAGCCTTTGACCTTTGAGAACGTCCATCTGACGCAAAGGAGCTACAAGTGA
- a CDS encoding endonuclease/exonuclease/phosphatase family protein → MDSFSAMTANLRFGRAKDGEHGWEFRKDAFMELFRTYKPDILAVQEANDFQAEHLIQRMEDYDHAGFRINAPDFWQSNILFFKKPWSLKKHRHIFYSDTPDEESKWEDSKWPRQGTLVQLEKGGKTLACVDTHYDFKPEVQARSARLLLNILEDFAPGLPTLVMGDFNAKPDSSCRKEFEQGGFKDPFDKRFGGTHHGFTGKDDGRRIDWILYRGGIESVKASRKIIRGRFGGVYPSDHFQVYCEFTWKS, encoded by the coding sequence ATGGATTCTTTTTCGGCGATGACCGCCAATTTGCGATTCGGCAGGGCCAAGGACGGCGAACACGGCTGGGAGTTCCGCAAGGACGCCTTTATGGAGCTTTTCAGAACCTACAAACCCGACATCCTGGCCGTTCAGGAGGCCAATGACTTCCAGGCGGAGCATCTCATTCAACGCATGGAGGATTATGATCATGCGGGGTTTCGTATAAACGCCCCGGATTTCTGGCAAAGCAATATCCTGTTTTTCAAAAAGCCATGGAGTTTAAAAAAGCATCGCCACATTTTTTACTCCGACACGCCGGACGAAGAAAGCAAGTGGGAGGATTCCAAATGGCCCCGGCAAGGGACTTTGGTTCAACTGGAAAAGGGCGGAAAAACCCTGGCCTGCGTGGACACCCATTATGATTTCAAGCCCGAAGTCCAGGCCCGCAGCGCAAGGCTGTTGCTGAATATTTTGGAGGATTTCGCCCCCGGCCTTCCCACCCTGGTCATGGGGGATTTCAACGCAAAGCCTGACAGCTCCTGCCGCAAGGAGTTCGAGCAGGGCGGATTCAAGGACCCCTTTGACAAGCGGTTCGGCGGCACGCATCACGGGTTTACGGGAAAGGACGACGGCAGGCGCATTGACTGGATTCTTTACCGCGGCGGCATTGAATCGGTGAAGGCCTCACGGAAAATCATTCGGGGCCGGTTCGGCGGAGTCTATCCCTCGGACCATTTTCAGGTGTATTGCGAGTTTACTTGGAAAAGCTGA
- a CDS encoding SAM hydrolase/SAM-dependent halogenase family protein, translating into MGIITLLTDFGLTDEYVGVMKGVILGINPKAKIVDLTHHIPAQSIRAASFLLKTSYAYFAPGTIHVAVVDPGVGSDRQILAVKADGHYFLAPDNGLLRPILDEAAEVEAVIVSNPKICLQRISRTFHGRDIFAPAAAHLSLGTPLEDMGSSISLEAMQQEEAAREEQMPEQLLGQIVWVDHFGNLVTTISKDGLDMFAQGRPWEDMVVQVQGGDGLKILDTYSEVGRGELLALIGSRGFLEISVNMGNAQEALYAGPGARVTVSFSK; encoded by the coding sequence ATGGGAATAATCACCTTGTTGACGGATTTTGGATTGACCGACGAGTACGTGGGGGTCATGAAGGGCGTTATTCTGGGGATTAACCCCAAGGCTAAAATCGTGGACCTCACCCATCACATTCCGGCCCAAAGCATTCGAGCGGCGTCTTTTTTGCTGAAAACCAGCTACGCCTATTTTGCGCCGGGAACCATCCACGTGGCCGTGGTGGACCCGGGCGTGGGCTCAGATCGCCAAATACTGGCGGTTAAGGCCGACGGCCATTATTTTCTGGCGCCGGATAACGGACTTTTGCGTCCTATCCTGGATGAAGCAGCCGAAGTGGAAGCCGTCATCGTGTCCAATCCCAAAATCTGCCTGCAACGAATCAGCCGGACATTCCACGGCCGGGACATATTCGCCCCGGCGGCGGCCCATCTTTCCCTGGGAACGCCCTTGGAAGACATGGGATCTTCCATAAGCCTGGAAGCCATGCAACAAGAGGAGGCGGCCCGGGAAGAGCAAATGCCCGAGCAGCTTCTGGGGCAGATTGTGTGGGTGGACCATTTCGGAAACCTGGTGACCACCATCAGCAAGGATGGGTTGGATATGTTCGCCCAGGGCCGGCCGTGGGAGGATATGGTCGTCCAGGTGCAAGGCGGAGACGGCCTGAAAATCCTGGACACCTACTCCGAGGTGGGCAGAGGCGAACTGCTGGCCTTGATCGGCAGCCGGGGCTTTCTGGAAATCTCGGTGAACATGGGCAACGCTCAGGAGGCCCTTTACGCCGGACCAGGCGCCCGGGTTACGGTCAGCTTTTCCAAGTAA
- the ybgF gene encoding tol-pal system protein YbgF, translating to MTGINQMPVLRGCLKSFPKPVLFALLAALLMTGCATQDDLLVVYNRVMTLEGQQKEATADREQMRSRLDESVSNMEMDVTKLREDLAEMRVNTNSLRNEVRAINGLMEEQGYQLRSRVGSAQTTGGQAQEHAAILEARVESLEKTLLKMESYLGMEGKTGEVPTPAQTEAQAAPVPATELDEDQAYAQAKKDFDEMRLEKAREEFKNFLARFPNSSKADNALFWMGETFFKEKWYEKAILQYQDVIEKHPKANKVPAAYFKQGLAFSMLGDNSNARLIWTELIKKFPNSAEAGWAQKKLDAL from the coding sequence ATGACCGGGATCAATCAAATGCCTGTGCTGAGAGGCTGTTTGAAATCTTTTCCCAAACCTGTTCTTTTCGCTCTTCTGGCCGCCTTGCTGATGACCGGCTGCGCCACCCAGGACGACCTCCTGGTGGTGTACAATCGGGTCATGACCCTGGAAGGCCAGCAAAAGGAAGCGACCGCAGACAGGGAGCAAATGCGGAGCCGCCTGGATGAGTCCGTCTCCAACATGGAAATGGACGTAACCAAGCTGAGAGAAGACCTGGCGGAAATGCGGGTCAACACCAACAGCCTGCGTAACGAAGTTCGCGCTATCAACGGCCTGATGGAAGAGCAGGGATACCAGTTGCGGTCCCGAGTCGGATCTGCCCAGACCACGGGCGGTCAGGCCCAGGAGCATGCGGCCATTCTGGAGGCTCGCGTGGAGTCCCTGGAAAAAACCCTGCTTAAGATGGAATCCTACCTTGGCATGGAAGGAAAAACCGGCGAGGTTCCAACGCCCGCCCAAACCGAAGCCCAAGCCGCCCCAGTTCCCGCCACGGAGCTGGACGAGGACCAGGCCTACGCCCAGGCCAAGAAGGATTTTGACGAAATGCGCCTGGAAAAGGCCCGGGAGGAGTTTAAAAACTTCCTGGCCAGGTTCCCCAATTCCTCCAAGGCGGACAACGCCCTGTTCTGGATGGGGGAGACCTTTTTCAAGGAAAAATGGTACGAAAAGGCCATTTTACAGTATCAGGACGTCATCGAAAAGCACCCCAAAGCCAACAAGGTTCCTGCAGCCTACTTTAAGCAGGGGCTTGCTTTCTCCATGCTGGGCGATAACTCCAACGCCAGGCTGATCTGGACCGAATTGATCAAGAAGTTCCCCAACTCCGCGGAGGCGGGCTGGGCTCAGAAAAAACTGGATGCGCTTTAA
- the rseP gene encoding RIP metalloprotease RseP — MWYYATVIPLLGALIFFHELGHFLAARLLGVGVETFSLGFGPRLFGKKSGMTDYRVSAVPLGGYVKMVGEDPDSDEEPEDTSISFSHKPVWKRITIVAAGPVFNFLLAVVIFFTIGFFSGVDHTTNILDRVVEDSPAAQAGMLEGDEVLSVNGIAIENFRQVSAEINKNSGEPVNIVVGRNGEELSFTVIPKETEGKNAFGEDVKAYKVGISNRVDFVPYEPINSAVYAVEQTWFFVKFTFQALFKFVDRSIPLDNLGGVILITQVSGVAAEAGLTSFLFIMALLSVNLGIINLFPVPILDGGHILFFAIEGIMRKPLSLRVRELAMQVGLAALIFLMIMVFYFDIARTVAGKAPGVTG, encoded by the coding sequence ATGTGGTATTACGCGACGGTGATTCCCCTGTTGGGGGCTTTGATCTTTTTTCATGAATTGGGCCATTTTCTGGCCGCAAGACTCCTGGGAGTAGGGGTGGAAACTTTTTCCCTGGGATTCGGCCCCAGGCTGTTCGGGAAAAAATCCGGCATGACCGATTATCGGGTGTCGGCCGTCCCTCTGGGCGGTTACGTCAAGATGGTGGGCGAAGATCCTGACTCCGACGAAGAGCCCGAAGACACGTCCATATCCTTTTCCCATAAGCCCGTATGGAAACGCATCACCATTGTCGCGGCGGGGCCGGTTTTCAACTTTCTTCTGGCGGTTGTGATTTTTTTCACAATTGGATTCTTTTCCGGCGTGGACCACACCACCAACATTCTGGACAGGGTGGTGGAAGACTCTCCGGCGGCGCAAGCGGGGATGCTCGAAGGGGACGAGGTTCTGTCAGTCAATGGAATCGCCATAGAAAATTTCAGGCAGGTTTCCGCCGAGATCAACAAAAACTCCGGAGAACCTGTGAATATTGTGGTGGGCAGGAACGGCGAGGAATTGTCGTTTACGGTTATCCCAAAGGAAACCGAAGGCAAAAACGCCTTTGGAGAGGATGTAAAGGCCTACAAGGTGGGCATCTCCAACCGGGTGGACTTCGTCCCGTACGAGCCCATCAACTCCGCCGTATATGCCGTGGAGCAAACCTGGTTTTTCGTTAAATTCACTTTTCAGGCTTTGTTCAAGTTTGTGGATAGAAGCATTCCCCTGGACAACCTGGGCGGGGTCATCCTTATCACCCAGGTGAGCGGGGTCGCCGCCGAAGCGGGGCTGACTTCCTTTTTGTTCATCATGGCGCTCTTGTCCGTCAACCTGGGAATCATCAACCTGTTTCCCGTGCCTATCCTGGACGGCGGGCACATCCTGTTTTTCGCCATTGAAGGGATCATGCGCAAACCCCTGAGCCTGCGCGTGCGCGAGCTCGCCATGCAAGTGGGCCTGGCCGCCTTGATCTTTTTGATGATCATGGTGTTTTATTTCGACATCGCCCGCACCGTGGCCGGCAAAGCTCCGGGGGTGACGGGATAG
- a CDS encoding class IV adenylate cyclase translates to MDDLEIEVKFYCPNPQKTRNLILEAGALSEGRFFEKNTLYDRGDELFHRLSVLRLRQDKKITLTYKEPVPGSDPAFKIVKELEVEVNDFDRMEQILCSLGFQPVRKYEKWRETFTLGQTKLLLDDMPCGAFLELEGRRGPIKDLAARLGQDWNDRIVLNYMQIFEILRKGEGIESRDFVFETFEGLTINMEKYIDQFKADKVE, encoded by the coding sequence ATGGATGACCTAGAAATTGAAGTGAAGTTTTACTGTCCGAATCCCCAAAAAACCAGGAATCTTATCCTGGAGGCGGGAGCTTTATCCGAGGGCAGGTTCTTTGAAAAGAACACTTTATATGATCGGGGGGACGAACTTTTTCACAGACTTTCCGTCCTGAGGCTCCGCCAGGATAAAAAAATCACCCTGACTTACAAAGAGCCGGTCCCGGGCTCCGATCCCGCTTTCAAAATCGTAAAGGAATTGGAAGTGGAAGTAAACGACTTTGATCGAATGGAGCAGATTCTTTGCTCCTTGGGGTTCCAACCGGTGCGGAAGTACGAAAAATGGCGCGAAACATTCACCCTTGGGCAAACCAAGCTGCTTTTGGACGACATGCCCTGCGGCGCCTTTTTGGAACTGGAAGGGCGCCGGGGCCCCATCAAGGATTTGGCGGCCCGGCTTGGTCAGGACTGGAATGACCGCATTGTTTTGAACTATATGCAAATATTCGAAATTTTGCGGAAGGGGGAGGGGATAGAGTCCCGGGATTTTGTGTTCGAAACCTTTGAAGGCCTCACCATAAACATGGAAAAATACATCGATCAATTTAAAGCGGACAAGGTTGAATAA
- a CDS encoding succinate dehydrogenase/fumarate reductase iron-sulfur subunit, protein MTKKINLTLKVWRQKGPNDKGVMETYSAQQISTDMSFLEMLDIVNEDLTLSGKEPIAFDHDCREGICGMCGAMVNGRAHGPEKGTTLCQLHMRHFNDGDTIMIEPWRAMAFKVVKDLVVDRSAFDKIIASGGYVSVNTGGAPDANNIPVPADDAELAMDAAQCIGCGACVASCPNASAMLFTSAKISHLALLPQGKVEADKRVLAMLRCMDEQGFGNCSNERECEAECPKEINITNIARMNRGFLKAALGSRYK, encoded by the coding sequence GTGACAAAGAAAATCAATCTCACACTCAAAGTTTGGCGCCAGAAAGGCCCCAACGATAAAGGCGTCATGGAAACGTATTCCGCCCAGCAGATTTCCACGGACATGTCCTTCCTGGAAATGCTGGATATCGTCAACGAAGACCTGACTCTTTCGGGCAAGGAGCCCATTGCATTCGATCACGACTGCCGGGAAGGCATCTGCGGCATGTGCGGCGCCATGGTCAACGGCCGCGCCCACGGCCCGGAAAAAGGCACCACCCTGTGCCAACTCCACATGCGCCACTTCAACGACGGCGACACCATTATGATCGAGCCCTGGCGCGCCATGGCTTTCAAGGTGGTCAAGGACCTGGTTGTGGACCGGAGCGCCTTTGACAAAATCATTGCTTCCGGCGGGTATGTGTCCGTTAACACCGGCGGCGCCCCCGACGCCAACAACATCCCCGTACCCGCAGATGACGCGGAACTGGCCATGGACGCAGCCCAATGCATCGGCTGCGGCGCCTGCGTGGCGTCCTGCCCCAATGCCTCTGCCATGCTGTTTACTTCCGCCAAAATCTCCCACCTGGCTTTGCTTCCCCAGGGCAAGGTGGAGGCGGATAAACGGGTGCTTGCCATGCTCAGATGCATGGACGAGCAAGGATTCGGCAATTGCTCCAATGAAAGGGAGTGCGAGGCTGAATGCCCCAAGGAAATCAACATCACCAACATCGCCCGCATGAACCGCGGCTTCTTAAAGGCCGCCCTGGGCTCCCGCTACAAATAG
- a CDS encoding succinate dehydrogenase cytochrome b subunit — protein MDWVKGTFGTSIGKKQLMAVTGLGFIGFLTGHLLGNLTIYLGPDAFDSYAEHLHALGPLVNAAEIGLLLFAIIHVGTGLLLFLQNYKARPVKYVGKKWAGGRTIFSATMPYTGILILLFLIIHLKTFHFVDHDSQTISQIVSHAFSSVGYVLFYMFSMIVVAFHVKHGFWSAFQTLGLNHLKYMPTIFVLSALAALAAGFGFGFLPVVSRLVL, from the coding sequence ATGGACTGGGTCAAGGGGACGTTTGGAACGTCCATAGGAAAAAAACAACTCATGGCGGTGACCGGATTGGGCTTTATCGGCTTTTTGACCGGCCACCTATTAGGTAATCTGACGATTTACCTAGGGCCGGACGCTTTCGACTCCTATGCGGAGCATTTGCATGCGTTGGGTCCGCTGGTGAACGCCGCTGAAATCGGCCTGCTTTTGTTCGCGATTATTCACGTGGGCACGGGTCTGCTTTTGTTTTTGCAGAACTACAAGGCGCGGCCGGTAAAATACGTGGGCAAAAAATGGGCGGGAGGCCGGACCATTTTTTCCGCGACCATGCCGTACACGGGCATCCTTATCCTATTGTTTTTGATCATTCATTTAAAAACCTTCCATTTTGTGGATCATGACAGTCAGACCATATCGCAGATCGTTTCCCATGCTTTTTCCAGCGTGGGCTACGTGCTGTTTTATATGTTTTCCATGATCGTGGTGGCTTTTCACGTCAAGCACGGGTTCTGGAGCGCCTTCCAGACCTTGGGCTTGAATCATCTGAAATACATGCCCACGATTTTCGTGCTGTCCGCCCTTGCAGCTTTGGCGGCCGGCTTCGGCTTTGGATTTTTACCGGTAGTGTCCAGGCTGGTATTATAA